Proteins encoded by one window of Streptomyces sp. NBC_01477:
- a CDS encoding metal ABC transporter permease, which translates to MDLLTYAFMQRALLAALLVGVTAPAVGIFLVQRRQAIMGDGIGHVALTGVALGFLLQVSPVWTAVAVSVAGAVAMELIRSYGRARGDIALAMLFYGGMSGGVMIIYLAPNGSNANLTTYLFGSISTVSPQDIPPMIALAAFVLLVVLGLRRQLFAICQDEEFAHVSGLPVRALNLLLAVTAAVTVTVAMRAVGLLLVSALMVIPVAAAQQVTRGFAWTLAVSVAIGVTVALSGTVFSYYVDVPPGSSIVLASMAVFLLFTAAAGRLRAAGWHNGGVRARRPS; encoded by the coding sequence ATGGACCTCCTGACCTACGCCTTCATGCAGCGCGCCCTGCTCGCCGCGCTGCTGGTCGGCGTCACCGCGCCCGCCGTCGGCATCTTCCTGGTCCAGCGCCGGCAGGCGATCATGGGCGACGGCATCGGCCATGTCGCCCTCACCGGTGTCGCCCTCGGCTTCCTGCTCCAGGTCAGCCCGGTCTGGACGGCGGTGGCGGTCTCGGTGGCCGGCGCCGTCGCCATGGAGCTGATCCGCTCCTACGGCAGGGCCCGCGGCGACATCGCGCTCGCCATGCTCTTCTACGGCGGCATGTCCGGCGGTGTGATGATCATCTACCTGGCGCCGAACGGCTCCAACGCCAACCTCACGACGTATCTGTTCGGCTCCATCAGCACGGTCTCCCCGCAGGACATCCCGCCGATGATCGCCCTGGCCGCGTTCGTCCTGCTCGTCGTGCTCGGTCTGCGGCGGCAGCTTTTCGCCATCTGCCAGGACGAGGAATTCGCCCACGTCAGCGGGCTGCCGGTACGGGCGCTGAATCTGCTGCTCGCGGTGACCGCGGCGGTCACCGTGACGGTCGCGATGCGGGCGGTCGGGCTGCTGCTGGTCAGCGCGCTGATGGTGATCCCGGTCGCCGCCGCCCAGCAGGTCACCCGCGGTTTCGCCTGGACACTGGCGGTGTCCGTCGCCATCGGGGTGACCGTCGCCCTGTCCGGCACCGTCTTCTCGTACTACGTCGATGTGCCGCCAGGGTCCAGCATCGTGCTCGCCTCGATGGCCGTCTTCCTGCTCTTCACCGCGGCGGCAGGCCGACTGCGGGCGGCGGGCTGGCACAATGGGGGCGTCAGGGCGCGCAGGCCGTCATGA
- a CDS encoding metal ABC transporter ATP-binding protein, whose translation MGRDTVVSLRGASAALGARQVLHGVDLTVGRGEVVALLGANGSGKSTAVRAVVGRVRLSAGTWELFGTPGERFRQWARIGYVPQRTTAAGGVPATVREVVAAGRLARTRLRPPGRADRAAVARALDLVGMADRASDAVDALSGGQHQRVLIARALATEPDLLIMDEPMAGVDLAAQDVLAQTVRTQVAAGATVLLVLHELGPLAPLIDRAVLLRDGRVAGEGPPPPAAPGLPGRDHVHPHADPAAVPVKGHLDRWTS comes from the coding sequence ATGGGGAGGGACACGGTGGTGAGCCTGCGCGGGGCCTCGGCCGCACTCGGCGCCCGGCAGGTGCTGCACGGCGTCGATCTGACCGTCGGCCGCGGCGAGGTGGTGGCGCTGCTCGGCGCGAACGGCTCGGGCAAGTCGACCGCGGTACGCGCGGTGGTCGGCCGGGTACGGCTGTCCGCGGGCACCTGGGAGCTGTTCGGCACCCCCGGCGAGCGCTTCCGCCAGTGGGCCAGGATCGGCTATGTGCCGCAGCGCACCACCGCGGCCGGCGGGGTGCCCGCGACCGTACGGGAAGTGGTCGCCGCCGGGCGGCTGGCCAGGACCCGGCTGCGCCCGCCGGGCCGGGCCGACCGGGCCGCGGTCGCCCGCGCGCTGGACCTGGTCGGCATGGCGGACCGCGCCTCGGACGCGGTGGACGCGCTGTCCGGCGGCCAGCACCAGCGGGTGCTGATCGCCCGCGCGCTCGCCACCGAGCCGGACCTGCTGATCATGGACGAGCCGATGGCGGGCGTCGACCTGGCCGCGCAGGACGTCCTCGCGCAGACCGTACGCACCCAGGTCGCGGCCGGCGCGACCGTCCTGCTGGTACTGCACGAGCTGGGTCCGCTGGCGCCGCTGATCGACCGGGCGGTGCTGCTGCGGGACGGCCGGGTCGCGGGCGAGGGGCCGCCGCCGCCCGCCGCGCCCGGCCTTCCCGGACGCGACCACGTCCACCCGCACGCCGACCCGGCGGCCGTACCGGTGAAGGGACACCTCGACCGATGGACCTCCTGA
- a CDS encoding Fur family transcriptional regulator, with translation MKPPGSAGPPVAGRATRQRAAVAAALREVDEFRSAQDLHDILKHRGDSVGLTTVYRTLQSLADAGEIDVLRTGEGESVYRRCSGGGHHHHLVCRVCGKAVEVEGPAVERWAEAVATENGFVEVAHTMEIFGTCADCVAART, from the coding sequence ATGAAGCCCCCCGGGTCAGCCGGGCCGCCCGTCGCGGGCCGCGCCACCCGGCAGCGGGCCGCGGTCGCCGCGGCGCTGCGGGAGGTCGACGAGTTCCGCAGCGCGCAGGATCTGCACGACATCCTCAAGCACCGCGGCGACTCGGTCGGCCTGACCACCGTCTACCGCACGCTTCAGTCCCTCGCCGACGCCGGTGAGATCGACGTGCTGCGCACCGGTGAGGGCGAGTCCGTCTACCGCCGCTGCTCGGGCGGCGGCCACCACCACCACCTGGTCTGCCGCGTCTGCGGCAAGGCCGTCGAGGTCGAGGGCCCCGCCGTCGAGCGCTGGGCCGAGGCCGTCGCCACGGAGAACGGCTTCGTGGAGGTGGCGCACACGATGGAGATCTTCGGCACCTGCGCCGACTGCGTGGCGGCCAGGACCTGA
- a CDS encoding metal ABC transporter substrate-binding protein, giving the protein MNNSRRLIPATALVAAALALPALTACSGSSAAATGGDGKGGGKLRVTASFYPLEFLATRIGGSDVQVTDLTKPGVEPHDLELAPRQIAALQQADVIISLHGLQPAVDDAIGQSGVKNTVDAAALTRLEDHGTEVDGRRHTTGDNGTGGGSEEDAGSDPHIWLDPVRYAEVAKGVGKALAQADPAHSAAYAKNTDTLVARLGALDTEFRDGLKNRATDTFITTHAAFGYLAERYGLVEEAINGIDPESEPSAGRMKALLDLAGREHVTTVFFETLVSDKTARTVAGDLRLRTDVLDPIEGITPMSRGTDYFAVQRANLQALKTALGVPR; this is encoded by the coding sequence ATGAACAACAGTCGCCGGCTCATACCGGCCACCGCCCTCGTCGCCGCCGCCCTCGCCCTCCCCGCGCTCACCGCCTGCTCCGGGTCCTCCGCCGCCGCGACCGGAGGCGACGGCAAGGGCGGCGGGAAGCTCAGGGTCACCGCGTCCTTCTATCCGCTGGAATTCCTCGCCACCCGGATCGGCGGCAGCGATGTGCAGGTCACCGACCTGACCAAGCCGGGCGTCGAACCGCACGACCTGGAGCTGGCGCCGCGGCAGATCGCCGCGCTCCAGCAGGCCGATGTGATCATCTCCCTGCACGGACTGCAGCCCGCTGTGGACGACGCCATCGGGCAGTCCGGTGTCAAGAACACCGTGGACGCCGCCGCCCTGACCCGCCTTGAGGACCACGGCACCGAGGTCGACGGCCGCCGCCACACCACCGGCGACAACGGCACCGGCGGCGGGAGCGAGGAGGACGCCGGCTCCGACCCGCACATCTGGCTCGACCCGGTCCGCTACGCCGAGGTCGCCAAGGGCGTCGGCAAGGCCCTGGCCCAGGCGGACCCGGCGCACTCGGCCGCGTACGCGAAGAACACCGACACGCTGGTCGCCCGGCTCGGCGCGCTCGACACCGAGTTCCGCGACGGCCTGAAGAACCGCGCCACCGACACCTTTATCACCACCCACGCCGCCTTCGGCTACCTCGCCGAGCGCTACGGCCTGGTCGAGGAGGCCATCAACGGCATCGACCCGGAGAGCGAGCCGAGCGCGGGCCGGATGAAGGCGCTGCTCGACCTGGCCGGGCGCGAGCACGTGACCACGGTCTTCTTCGAGACGCTGGTCAGCGACAAGACCGCAAGGACCGTGGCGGGCGACCTGCGCCTGCGCACCGACGTGCTCGACCCGATCGAGGGCATCACCCCCATGTCGCGCGGCACCGACTACTTCGCTGTCCAGCGCGCCAATCTCCAGGCCCTGAAAACCGCGCTCGGCGTGCCCCGCTGA